One stretch of Dissulfurimicrobium hydrothermale DNA includes these proteins:
- a CDS encoding proline--tRNA ligase, with translation MRYSKLFLPTLKEAPAEAEIVSHRLMLRAGMIRRLSSGLYSYLPIGLRSLMKVEKIVREEMGRAGAQEVLLPMVQPAELWQESGRWDRYGKELLRLKDRHGRDYCLGPTHEEVITDLVRREVRSYKDLPLNLYQIHTKFRDEIRPRFGLMRSREFVMKDAYSFDVDDEALEITYQAMYGAYCRIFERCGLDFRPVEADTGSIGGHASHEFMVLAETGEDQIACCTQCSYAANVELAPALGLTAYSCADEEDMRRVHTPGKRSVEEVIAFLNVSPSSLVKTLVFICKNGPIVALVRGDHSINEVKLKRLVGIEDVALADSATVVSATGCEPGFAGPVGLAGRTRIIADNALKTLKNFVVGANEPDWHLLGVNWGRDLPWPEFADIRFITPDDPCPRCGGRVELKRGIEVGHVFKLGTKYSEALHAVYIDDSGKERPIVMGCYGIGIGRTVAAAVEQNHDSLGIVFPAPIAPFDCVISIVDMTDDAMSFVGERICSELEAKGVDCLLDDRRERPGVKFKDADLIGIPIRVTVGRRLREDGRVEIKVRASGESVFLSVDDAADEVFKMLKDICSSRRVCSFK, from the coding sequence ATGAGATATTCCAAGTTGTTTTTGCCTACACTTAAAGAGGCGCCGGCCGAGGCCGAGATAGTTTCACATAGATTGATGCTAAGGGCCGGTATGATCAGAAGGCTTTCATCCGGCCTTTATTCATATCTGCCCATCGGTCTTCGTTCTTTGATGAAGGTGGAAAAGATCGTGAGGGAGGAGATGGGGAGGGCCGGGGCACAGGAAGTCCTGCTGCCTATGGTCCAACCTGCCGAGCTCTGGCAGGAGAGCGGCAGATGGGACCGCTACGGGAAGGAGCTTCTGCGCCTTAAAGACAGACATGGCCGCGACTATTGTCTGGGCCCAACGCATGAAGAGGTGATAACCGACTTAGTTCGGCGCGAGGTCCGTTCATACAAGGATCTGCCTTTGAACCTTTATCAGATACATACGAAGTTTCGAGATGAGATCCGTCCTCGCTTCGGCCTCATGCGCAGTCGCGAATTCGTCATGAAAGACGCCTACAGTTTTGATGTGGACGACGAGGCATTGGAGATCACTTATCAGGCCATGTATGGGGCGTACTGCCGGATATTCGAGCGCTGTGGCCTGGATTTCCGGCCTGTTGAGGCGGATACAGGCAGTATAGGTGGTCACGCATCACATGAGTTCATGGTGTTGGCTGAGACCGGTGAAGACCAGATAGCATGCTGCACACAGTGCAGCTATGCCGCGAATGTGGAGCTTGCACCGGCCCTTGGGTTGACAGCCTACTCCTGTGCTGATGAAGAAGATATGCGTCGCGTCCATACCCCTGGCAAGCGAAGCGTGGAGGAGGTGATCGCCTTTCTCAATGTTTCACCCTCGTCGCTTGTAAAGACCCTGGTCTTTATCTGCAAAAATGGACCAATCGTAGCTTTGGTTAGGGGGGATCATTCAATAAATGAGGTGAAGCTGAAGAGGCTTGTGGGCATTGAAGACGTCGCCCTTGCCGATAGTGCGACCGTTGTCTCGGCAACAGGCTGCGAGCCCGGCTTTGCAGGTCCGGTTGGGCTTGCAGGCCGTACAAGAATTATAGCGGATAACGCCCTAAAGACACTCAAAAACTTTGTCGTCGGCGCAAATGAGCCGGATTGGCACCTTTTGGGTGTAAATTGGGGCAGAGACCTCCCATGGCCGGAGTTTGCAGATATAAGATTCATCACCCCTGATGACCCTTGTCCCAGGTGCGGCGGAAGAGTTGAACTCAAAAGGGGGATCGAGGTTGGCCATGTGTTCAAATTGGGGACAAAGTACTCCGAGGCCCTTCACGCTGTATATATTGATGATTCAGGAAAGGAGCGCCCTATAGTCATGGGTTGCTACGGCATAGGGATAGGCCGCACAGTGGCGGCAGCCGTTGAGCAGAATCATGACAGCCTGGGCATTGTGTTCCCGGCGCCGATAGCTCCCTTTGATTGCGTCATCTCTATTGTAGATATGACGGATGACGCCATGTCGTTTGTTGGTGAACGTATATGCAGCGAGCTGGAGGCCAAGGGGGTCGATTGTCTCTTGGATGACAGACGTGAACGCCCCGGCGTGAAGTTCAAAGACGCCGATCTCATAGGCATACCCATCCGAGTGACCGTTGGGAGGCGCCTCAGGGAAGATGGAAGGGTGGAAATTAAGGTCAGGGCCTCAGGCGAGAGTGTTTTTTTGTCTGTGGACGATGCGGCGGATGAGGTGTTCAAGATGCTTAAAGACATATGCAGTAGCCGCAGGGTCTGTAGTTTTAAGTGA
- the ispG gene encoding flavodoxin-dependent (E)-4-hydroxy-3-methylbut-2-enyl-diphosphate synthase, producing MDKISQNSIYKRRPTRLIRVGSVPIGGGNPVVVQSMTNTDTRDVRSTVSQISRLKEVGCEIVRVAIPDEAAAVALADIKKAISMPIIADIHFDWRLAVAAIEQGADGIRINPGNIGGVERLSKVVKKAKEYGVPIRIGINSGSLEKDIRRHYGASLPEALVESALRNIELIAGMGFEAIKVSIKSSDCLATIAAYRLLSQKTDFPLHLGVTEAGGLIPGTVKSSIAIGTLLIEGIGDTFRVSLTRDPLEEVRVAYEILRAVKMRQRGPEIISCPTCGRCEIDLFSIAEEVERRAQCITSPLKLAVMGCVVNGPGEAREADVGLAGGKGVGLIFKKEKIIKKVPESGLLEAFWQEVEAVLAEKRRNGEERI from the coding sequence ATGGACAAGATCAGCCAAAACAGCATATACAAGCGCCGCCCGACCAGGCTTATACGCGTCGGATCCGTGCCGATCGGTGGCGGCAACCCGGTGGTCGTCCAGTCTATGACCAATACCGATACCAGGGACGTCCGCTCCACCGTCTCACAGATATCGAGACTCAAAGAGGTCGGCTGTGAGATCGTAAGGGTGGCCATACCGGATGAGGCCGCCGCGGTCGCCCTTGCTGATATTAAGAAAGCAATTTCCATGCCCATTATTGCAGACATTCACTTCGACTGGAGGCTCGCGGTCGCTGCGATAGAGCAGGGGGCTGATGGGATAAGGATAAATCCTGGCAATATCGGTGGCGTTGAGAGACTATCGAAGGTTGTCAAGAAGGCCAAGGAATACGGCGTACCAATAAGGATAGGTATAAATTCTGGCTCCCTTGAGAAGGACATAAGAAGGCATTACGGGGCGTCTTTGCCCGAGGCCCTGGTGGAGAGTGCATTGAGGAACATAGAGCTGATTGCAGGTATGGGCTTTGAGGCCATCAAGGTCTCGATAAAGTCGTCCGATTGCCTCGCTACCATAGCGGCCTACAGGCTCCTTTCCCAGAAGACCGATTTCCCCCTGCATCTTGGGGTGACCGAGGCCGGTGGGTTGATTCCCGGGACAGTGAAGAGCAGCATCGCCATAGGCACCCTGTTGATTGAGGGTATAGGTGATACGTTTAGGGTCTCGTTGACCCGCGATCCGCTGGAGGAGGTAAGGGTTGCCTATGAGATACTGCGGGCTGTGAAGATGCGGCAGCGTGGGCCGGAAATAATTTCCTGCCCTACCTGTGGGCGTTGTGAGATAGACCTTTTTTCTATAGCGGAAGAGGTTGAGCGCAGGGCCCAATGCATTACATCCCCGCTGAAACTCGCCGTCATGGGTTGTGTGGTGAATGGGCCGGGTGAGGCAAGAGAGGCGGATGTCGGTCTCGCTGGCGGCAAGGGCGTGGGTCTTATCTTCAAAAAAGAGAAGATCATAAAGAAAGTCCCTGAAAGCGGGCTTCTTGAGGCATTTTGGCAAGAGGTTGAGGCTGTTTTGGCTGAAAAAAGAAGAAATGGAGAGGAGCGAATATAA